In Streptomyces sp. NBC_00569, a single genomic region encodes these proteins:
- the frc gene encoding formyl-CoA transferase, giving the protein MTTKALEGVRVLDMTHVQSGPSATQLLAWLGADVVKLEAPTGDITRKQLRDLPDVDSLYFTMLNCNKRSITLNTKTERGKELLTELIRRSDVMVENFGPGAVDRMGFTWERIQEINPRIVYASIKGFGDGPYTNFKAYEVVAQAMGGSMATTGFEDGPPLATGAQIGDSGTGIHAVAGILAALFQRENTGRGQRVNVAMQHAVLNLCRVKLRDQQRLTHGLLAEYPNSQDTAEADEVPRSGNASGGGQPGWAVKCAPGGPNDYVYVIVQPVGWQPLSELIGRPELAGDPEWATPEARLPKLNKMFQLIEEWSSTLPKWEVLERLNAHNIPCGPILSTKEIIEDESLVANEMVVEVAHPERGTFTTVGSPLKLSDSPVEVVSSPLLGEHNAEVFVGELGLGDEELRLLKSNGVI; this is encoded by the coding sequence CCGGGCCCTCCGCGACCCAGCTCCTCGCCTGGCTCGGCGCGGACGTGGTGAAGCTGGAGGCACCGACCGGGGACATCACGCGCAAGCAGCTGCGTGACCTGCCGGACGTCGACTCGCTCTACTTCACGATGCTCAACTGCAACAAGCGGAGCATCACCCTCAACACGAAGACCGAGCGCGGCAAGGAGCTCCTGACCGAGCTGATCCGGCGCTCCGACGTCATGGTCGAGAACTTCGGCCCGGGCGCCGTCGACCGGATGGGCTTCACCTGGGAGCGCATCCAGGAGATCAACCCGCGCATCGTCTACGCCTCCATCAAGGGCTTCGGCGACGGCCCGTACACCAACTTCAAGGCGTACGAGGTCGTGGCGCAGGCCATGGGCGGCTCGATGGCGACCACCGGGTTCGAGGACGGTCCCCCGCTGGCCACCGGCGCGCAGATCGGCGACTCCGGCACCGGCATCCACGCCGTCGCCGGCATCCTCGCGGCGCTGTTCCAGCGCGAGAACACCGGGCGCGGCCAGCGCGTGAACGTCGCCATGCAGCACGCGGTGCTCAATCTGTGCCGGGTCAAGCTGCGCGACCAACAGCGCCTCACCCACGGCCTGTTGGCCGAGTATCCGAACTCCCAGGACACCGCCGAGGCGGACGAGGTGCCGCGCTCGGGCAACGCGTCCGGCGGCGGGCAGCCGGGCTGGGCGGTCAAGTGCGCGCCGGGCGGCCCGAACGACTACGTGTACGTCATCGTGCAGCCCGTCGGCTGGCAGCCGCTGAGCGAGCTGATCGGGCGGCCCGAGCTGGCCGGCGACCCCGAGTGGGCGACGCCGGAGGCGCGCCTGCCCAAGCTCAACAAGATGTTCCAGCTCATCGAGGAGTGGTCCTCGACGCTGCCCAAGTGGGAGGTGCTCGAGCGGCTCAACGCGCACAACATCCCGTGCGGGCCGATCCTGTCCACCAAGGAGATCATCGAGGACGAGTCGCTCGTCGCGAACGAGATGGTCGTCGAGGTGGCCCATCCGGAGCGCGGCACGTTCACCACGGTCGGCTCCCCCCTGAAGCTCTCCGACTCCCCCGTGGAAGTGGTCAGTTCACCCCTGCTCGGCGAGCACAACGCCGAGGTGTTCGTCGGGGAGCTGGGGCTCGGGGACGAGGAACTGCGCCTGCTCAAGTCGAACGGAGTGATCTGA
- a CDS encoding acetate--CoA ligase family protein, whose product MAEDRELTVRALLESVRAEGRSALTAPEGKVIADAYGISVPGEELAADVDEAVAYAARFGGPVVMKIVSPDILHKTDAGGVIVGVEGAADVRAAFCTIVKNARAYAPDARIEGVQVQELLPTGPSSQEVIVGAVTDPTFGKVVAFGLGGVLVEVLKDVTFRLAPVGADEAVSMLDSIRAAEVLRGVRGAQPVDRWALAEQIRRVSQLVTDFPEIAEVDLNPVIATPEGAVAADIRVILADGAPKQRRTYSREEILRSMRRLMQPRSVAVIGASNEQGKIGNSVMRNLIDGGFSGEIHPVNPKADDILGRKAYKSVTDVPGEVDVAVFAIPAKFVASALEEVGRKGIPNAVLIPSGFAETGEQALQDEIVAIGERYGVRLLGPNIYGYYSTWQDLCATFCTPYDVKGGVALTSQSGGIGMAILGFARTTKTGVSAIVGLGNKSDLDEDDLLTWFGEDPNTQCIAMHLEDLKDGRAFVEAARATVPKKPVVVLKAGRTSAGAKAAGSHTGALAGDDAVYDDILRQAGVIRAPGLNEMLEYARALPVLPTPKGDNVVIITGAGGSGVLLSDAIVDNGLSLMEIPEDLDAAFKAFIPPFGAAGNPIDITGGEPPSTYEATIRLGLEDPRIHSLVLGYWHTIVTPPMVFAELTARVVEEFRARGIEKPVVASLAGDVEVEEACQYLYERGVVAYPYTTEKPVAALGAKYRWARAAGLLGGGS is encoded by the coding sequence ATGGCCGAGGACCGTGAGCTCACGGTACGGGCGCTGCTCGAGTCCGTGCGCGCGGAGGGCCGCAGCGCTCTCACCGCCCCCGAGGGCAAGGTGATCGCCGACGCGTACGGGATCTCCGTACCCGGCGAGGAGCTGGCGGCGGACGTGGACGAGGCGGTCGCGTACGCGGCGCGCTTCGGCGGACCCGTCGTGATGAAGATCGTCTCCCCCGACATCCTGCACAAGACCGACGCGGGCGGCGTGATCGTGGGCGTGGAGGGCGCCGCCGACGTACGGGCCGCGTTCTGCACGATCGTGAAGAACGCGCGGGCCTACGCGCCGGACGCCCGGATCGAGGGCGTCCAGGTGCAGGAGCTGCTGCCGACCGGGCCCTCCTCCCAGGAGGTCATCGTCGGGGCCGTCACCGATCCGACGTTCGGGAAGGTCGTCGCGTTCGGGCTCGGCGGTGTGCTGGTCGAGGTGCTCAAGGACGTGACGTTCCGGCTCGCTCCGGTCGGCGCCGATGAGGCCGTGTCGATGCTGGACTCGATCCGGGCGGCCGAGGTGCTGCGCGGGGTGCGCGGCGCGCAGCCGGTCGACCGGTGGGCGCTCGCCGAGCAGATCCGCCGGGTGTCCCAACTGGTCACCGACTTCCCGGAGATCGCCGAGGTCGACCTCAACCCGGTGATCGCGACGCCGGAGGGCGCGGTCGCCGCCGACATCCGGGTGATCCTCGCCGACGGGGCGCCGAAGCAGCGGCGCACGTACTCGCGCGAGGAGATCCTCAGGTCGATGCGCCGGCTGATGCAGCCGCGCTCGGTCGCGGTGATCGGCGCGTCCAACGAGCAGGGCAAGATCGGCAATTCGGTCATGCGCAACCTCATCGACGGGGGTTTCTCCGGCGAGATCCATCCGGTGAACCCCAAGGCCGATGACATCCTGGGCCGCAAGGCGTACAAGAGTGTCACGGACGTCCCGGGTGAGGTGGATGTGGCGGTCTTCGCGATCCCCGCCAAGTTCGTGGCCTCGGCCCTCGAAGAGGTGGGACGCAAGGGGATCCCCAACGCGGTCCTGATCCCCTCCGGGTTCGCGGAGACCGGTGAACAGGCCCTCCAGGACGAGATCGTGGCGATCGGCGAGCGGTACGGGGTCCGCCTGCTCGGGCCGAACATCTACGGCTACTACTCGACGTGGCAGGACCTGTGCGCCACGTTCTGCACGCCGTACGACGTGAAGGGCGGGGTGGCGCTGACCTCGCAGTCCGGGGGCATCGGCATGGCGATCCTCGGCTTCGCGCGCACGACGAAGACCGGTGTCTCCGCGATCGTCGGGCTCGGCAACAAGTCCGACCTGGACGAGGACGACCTGCTCACATGGTTCGGCGAGGACCCCAACACCCAGTGCATCGCCATGCATCTGGAGGACCTCAAGGACGGGCGGGCCTTCGTGGAGGCCGCGCGGGCGACGGTGCCCAAGAAGCCCGTCGTGGTCCTCAAGGCGGGGCGCACCAGCGCCGGCGCGAAGGCGGCCGGTTCGCACACCGGAGCCCTCGCGGGCGACGACGCGGTGTACGACGACATCCTCAGGCAGGCCGGTGTCATCAGGGCACCGGGCCTCAACGAGATGCTCGAGTACGCGCGGGCGCTTCCCGTGCTTCCGACGCCCAAGGGCGACAACGTCGTCATCATCACCGGCGCGGGCGGCTCGGGCGTGCTGCTCTCGGACGCCATCGTCGACAACGGCCTGTCCCTGATGGAGATCCCCGAGGATCTGGACGCCGCCTTCAAGGCGTTCATCCCGCCCTTCGGCGCCGCGGGCAACCCGATCGACATCACGGGCGGTGAGCCGCCGTCGACGTACGAGGCGACCATCAGGCTCGGCCTGGAGGACCCGCGGATCCACTCCCTCGTCCTCGGCTACTGGCACACGATCGTCACCCCGCCGATGGTCTTCGCGGAGCTGACGGCACGGGTGGTCGAGGAGTTCCGCGCGCGGGGCATCGAGAAGCCCGTGGTGGCGTCGCTCGCGGGCGACGTCGAGGTCGAGGAGGCCTGCCAGTACCTCTACGAGCGCGGGGTCGTGGCGTACCCGTACACGACCGAGAAGCCGGTGGCCGCACTCGGTGCGAAGTACCGGTGGGCCCGTGCGGCGGGACTGTTGGGGGGCGGTTCATGA
- a CDS encoding OFA family MFS transporter — protein sequence MTATDLPISVPYREVTDANGRVFRVGETDIDIMGRKRRWMVILPWVGMMGISSAEYAFASAEDTLHTAHDWNSAHIFWMMTVWVFFQAAVAFPAGRLRESGRLPARWAMLIGASGTLLGYLSLAFAPHVVFAYIGFSVFSGMGAGMVYATCVNMVGKWYPERRGGKTGFVNGGFAYGSVPFVFLFTGFMNLTNFRWVLVSVGVLLATMVAVAGSFFKDPPKNWWPANIDPLNPPKDPRARRSLLKNPPAVKQYTPLEAWRTGRVALMWFCLACTSGVNIFGIAFQVDIGNEAGFAGGIVATAMSLKAIVNGTGRGVIGWLSDRYGRKQCLLAVCLILGLAQFGIIWSAETKVLPLFLVFSAISGFGGGAIFPMFAALTADYFGENNNASNYGMVYSSKLVSGLGAGMGSVVVGAWGHSGAFILAGCISIFAGFVALFLSPPGRRTSRGIRPNPQPLGEEMA from the coding sequence ATGACCGCAACCGATCTACCGATCTCCGTCCCCTACAGGGAGGTGACGGACGCCAACGGCCGGGTATTCCGGGTTGGCGAGACCGATATCGACATCATGGGCCGCAAGCGCAGGTGGATGGTGATCCTGCCCTGGGTGGGCATGATGGGGATCTCCTCCGCCGAGTACGCGTTCGCGTCCGCCGAGGACACCCTGCACACCGCGCACGACTGGAACAGCGCGCACATCTTCTGGATGATGACGGTCTGGGTGTTCTTCCAGGCCGCTGTGGCCTTCCCCGCGGGAAGGCTGCGTGAGAGCGGCAGGCTGCCGGCCCGCTGGGCGATGTTGATCGGCGCGTCGGGCACGCTGCTGGGCTACCTCTCGCTGGCGTTCGCGCCGCACGTCGTCTTCGCCTACATCGGCTTCAGCGTATTCAGCGGCATGGGCGCGGGCATGGTGTACGCCACCTGCGTCAACATGGTGGGCAAGTGGTACCCGGAGCGCAGGGGCGGCAAGACCGGCTTCGTCAACGGCGGCTTCGCCTACGGTTCGGTGCCGTTCGTCTTCCTCTTCACCGGCTTCATGAACCTGACCAACTTCCGCTGGGTGCTGGTCTCGGTGGGGGTCCTCCTGGCCACGATGGTCGCGGTCGCCGGATCCTTCTTCAAAGACCCGCCGAAGAACTGGTGGCCCGCGAACATCGACCCGCTCAATCCGCCGAAGGACCCGCGTGCCCGCCGTTCCCTGCTGAAGAACCCGCCGGCCGTCAAGCAGTACACGCCTCTGGAGGCGTGGAGGACCGGCCGGGTGGCGCTGATGTGGTTCTGTCTGGCCTGCACCTCGGGCGTGAACATCTTCGGCATCGCCTTCCAGGTGGACATCGGCAACGAGGCGGGCTTCGCCGGCGGAATCGTGGCCACCGCGATGTCGCTCAAGGCGATCGTCAACGGCACCGGGCGCGGTGTCATCGGGTGGCTCTCCGACCGGTACGGCCGCAAGCAGTGCCTGCTGGCCGTCTGCCTCATCCTGGGCCTGGCCCAGTTCGGCATCATCTGGTCGGCCGAGACCAAGGTTCTGCCGCTGTTCCTCGTCTTCTCCGCGATCTCCGGCTTCGGCGGCGGCGCCATCTTCCCGATGTTCGCGGCACTCACCGCCGACTACTTCGGCGAGAACAACAACGCGTCCAACTACGGCATGGTCTACAGCTCCAAGCTCGTCTCCGGCCTCGGCGCCGGCATGGGATCCGTGGTCGTCGGCGCCTGGGGGCACTCCGGTGCCTTCATCCTTGCGGGCTGCATCTCGATCTTCGCCGGCTTCGTCGCGCTCTTCCTGTCGCCACCCGGCAGGCGCACATCCCGTGGCATCCGACCCAATCCGCAACCGCTCGGTGAGGAGATGGCTTGA
- a CDS encoding OFA family MFS transporter, with product MTAEPIAAGNSATTTGSKYREITDENGRVYRLGETDRDILGHSRKFMVYLPWVAMMAISVSEYAYGSAEDTLSSAHGWTQSNTFWILSIWVFFQAGIAFPAGWMREKGILSAKRAMMTGSFLCMLGFLALSHLSNVWLAILGFGVIGGLGSGLVYSTCINMVGKWFPERKGGKTGFVNGGFAYGSLPFIFIFNYAFDTSNYHRVLDMIGAYVLVVVLVCAFYFRDPPKNWWPHDIDPLATSGSGKSAKSLAKNPPAVRQYTPKEAIRTGMLPIMWLSLVLTAGVSIFGISFQVDFAKEVGFGPLVAASSMGVMAVINGVGRAVVGWMSDIWGRKLSLVLVIVVLGLAQFGVIWAGDIKSEWLFLVFAFLSGFGGGAFYPMFAALTPDYFGENYNATNYGLVYSGKLISGLFGGGLGSMVVAAWGYNGAYALAGAISMVAAAFALLLRQPGREKAAPTLKGVIGA from the coding sequence ATGACGGCGGAGCCCATCGCCGCAGGCAACTCAGCGACGACCACTGGTAGCAAGTACCGAGAGATCACCGACGAGAACGGCCGCGTCTATCGCCTGGGCGAGACGGACCGCGACATCCTCGGCCATTCCCGTAAGTTCATGGTGTATCTGCCATGGGTCGCGATGATGGCCATCAGCGTTTCCGAGTACGCGTACGGCTCGGCGGAGGACACGCTGTCCAGCGCACACGGCTGGACGCAGTCGAACACCTTCTGGATCCTGAGCATCTGGGTGTTCTTCCAGGCGGGCATCGCCTTCCCCGCGGGATGGATGCGGGAGAAGGGCATCCTGTCCGCGAAGCGGGCCATGATGACCGGCTCGTTCCTGTGCATGCTCGGCTTTCTCGCCCTGTCACATCTGAGCAATGTGTGGCTGGCGATCCTCGGCTTCGGCGTCATCGGCGGCCTGGGCTCCGGGCTCGTCTACTCGACCTGTATCAACATGGTCGGTAAATGGTTCCCGGAGCGGAAGGGCGGCAAGACGGGCTTCGTCAACGGCGGCTTCGCCTACGGGTCCCTGCCGTTCATCTTCATCTTCAACTACGCGTTCGACACGTCGAATTACCACCGGGTCCTCGACATGATCGGCGCCTACGTCCTGGTCGTGGTGCTGGTCTGCGCGTTCTACTTCAGGGACCCGCCGAAGAACTGGTGGCCGCACGACATCGACCCGCTCGCCACCTCCGGCTCGGGCAAGAGCGCGAAGTCTCTCGCCAAGAACCCACCCGCGGTGCGCCAGTACACGCCCAAGGAGGCCATCAGGACCGGCATGCTGCCGATCATGTGGCTGAGCCTGGTGCTGACGGCCGGTGTGTCGATCTTCGGCATCTCGTTCCAGGTGGACTTCGCCAAGGAAGTCGGCTTCGGTCCGCTGGTCGCGGCGTCCTCGATGGGCGTCATGGCCGTCATCAACGGAGTCGGCCGTGCCGTCGTGGGCTGGATGTCGGACATCTGGGGCCGGAAGCTCAGCCTCGTGCTCGTGATCGTCGTGCTCGGGCTCGCCCAGTTCGGCGTGATCTGGGCGGGCGACATCAAGAGTGAGTGGCTGTTCCTCGTGTTCGCCTTCCTGTCCGGCTTCGGCGGCGGCGCGTTCTACCCGATGTTCGCGGCGCTGACCCCGGACTACTTCGGGGAGAACTACAACGCCACCAACTACGGGCTGGTCTACAGCGGCAAGCTCATCAGTGGCCTGTTCGGCGGCGGCCTCGGTTCGATGGTGGTCGCCGCGTGGGGCTACAACGGGGCGTACGCGCTGGCCGGCGCGATTTCGATGGTGGCCGCGGCCTTCGCGCTGCTGCTGCGGCAGCCCGGCCGGGAGAAGGCGGCTCCGACCCTGAAGGGAGTCATCGGCGCCTAG
- a CDS encoding sugar phosphate isomerase/epimerase family protein yields MTAFNDESGPGDALRRALGVSRRSFLSTCTAAGAAAIAAPVFGASPALAQSAHNGGGGGGHALVPASKRGIILYTVRDATGRDPLASNLPSGFREVFKELARHGYKQVEFAGYGQHANAPGGANLETVEGAKLLRSWLDEYGLRAQGNHGFIPGSWPLSQPDLDTFKKHLEIANILGMDHMGTGGDPTGSAYRSDWDAAADKWNALGKIAHSAGLKLYTHNHDAAYGFLLDGGPLDAQGRPTASSGIRKLEYFLKVTDPKTVWLEMDIFWAHVAQYKFHTYTAHDGSQQENVFDPAALVRRNNKRYPLFHAKDGTVNTTNGMGYDMVPFGTGVIDYERFFTRVGAMNYHNPMVEQDNAPSDTDLGQSLKYAKIGYDNLAGLRKKH; encoded by the coding sequence GTGACCGCGTTCAACGATGAATCCGGACCCGGCGACGCCCTGCGCCGCGCTCTCGGCGTCAGCCGCCGCAGCTTTCTGAGCACCTGCACCGCAGCGGGGGCCGCCGCCATCGCCGCACCCGTCTTCGGCGCATCGCCCGCCCTCGCCCAGAGCGCGCACAACGGCGGCGGGGGCGGCGGCCACGCCCTCGTCCCGGCGTCCAAGCGCGGCATCATCCTCTACACCGTGCGCGACGCCACGGGCAGGGACCCGCTCGCCTCCAACCTGCCGTCCGGGTTCCGCGAGGTCTTCAAGGAACTGGCCCGTCACGGCTACAAGCAGGTCGAGTTCGCCGGCTACGGCCAGCACGCGAACGCGCCCGGCGGCGCCAACCTCGAAACCGTCGAGGGCGCCAAGCTGCTGCGTTCCTGGCTCGACGAGTACGGCCTGCGCGCCCAGGGCAACCACGGCTTCATCCCGGGGTCGTGGCCGCTCAGCCAGCCCGACCTCGACACGTTCAAGAAGCACCTGGAGATAGCCAACATCCTCGGCATGGACCACATGGGCACCGGTGGCGACCCCACCGGCAGCGCCTACCGGTCCGACTGGGACGCCGCCGCCGACAAGTGGAACGCGCTCGGCAAGATCGCCCACAGCGCGGGCCTCAAGCTGTACACCCACAACCACGACGCGGCGTACGGGTTCCTGCTCGACGGCGGGCCCCTCGACGCGCAGGGCCGGCCGACCGCCAGCTCCGGCATCCGCAAGCTGGAGTACTTCCTCAAGGTGACCGACCCGAAGACGGTCTGGCTGGAGATGGACATCTTCTGGGCGCACGTGGCCCAGTACAAGTTCCACACCTACACCGCCCATGACGGCTCCCAGCAGGAGAACGTCTTCGACCCGGCGGCGCTCGTACGCCGCAACAACAAGCGCTACCCGCTGTTCCACGCCAAGGACGGCACGGTCAACACGACGAACGGCATGGGCTACGACATGGTGCCGTTCGGCACCGGAGTCATCGACTACGAGAGGTTCTTCACCCGCGTCGGGGCGATGAACTACCACAACCCGATGGTCGAGCAGGACAACGCGCCCAGCGACACCGACCTCGGCCAGTCCCTGAAGTACGCGAAGATCGGCTACGACAACCTGGCCGGGCTGCGCAAGAAGCACTGA
- a CDS encoding nucleotide pyrophosphatase/phosphodiesterase family protein, which translates to MTTPETDTTADRTEPGPNPLLVLDVVGLTPRLLDHMPHLKSLGRTGSQAHLGTVLPAVTCAAQSTFLTGTMPSEHGIVANGWYFRELGDVLLWRQHNGLVAGDKLWDAARRSHPGYTVANICWWYAMGADTDITVTPRPVYYADGRKEPDCYTRPPALHDELTEKLGTFPLFHFWGPGADLVSSRWIVDATRHIIATRHPDLALAYVPHLDYDLQRFGPDDPRSHRAAAELDATLAPLLDDAKAEGRTVVALSEYGITRVERPVDINRALRRAGLLEVHTQDGMEYLDPMTSRAFAVADHQIAHIYVRRPEDLDMVREALKDVPGIEQLLDDEGKKAHHLDHPRSGELVAVAEPDAWFTYYYWLDDDRAPDFAQLVEIHRKPGYDPVELFMDPQDPYVKVKAAGALARKKLGMRYRMAVVPLDPSPIRGSHGRLPLSDDSPDGPLILCSTPRAVTGRVAATDVKSLLLDLAGLA; encoded by the coding sequence ATGACAACTCCCGAGACGGACACGACAGCCGACCGGACGGAGCCGGGCCCGAACCCGCTGCTCGTCCTGGACGTCGTGGGCCTCACCCCGCGCCTCCTCGACCACATGCCCCACCTCAAGTCGCTCGGCCGGACGGGTTCCCAGGCGCACCTCGGCACGGTCCTGCCCGCCGTCACCTGCGCCGCCCAGTCGACGTTCCTCACCGGCACGATGCCGTCCGAGCACGGCATCGTCGCCAACGGCTGGTACTTCCGCGAGCTGGGCGACGTACTCCTGTGGCGTCAGCACAACGGACTCGTCGCCGGCGACAAACTCTGGGACGCGGCCCGCCGCAGCCACCCCGGGTACACGGTCGCCAACATCTGCTGGTGGTACGCCATGGGCGCCGACACCGACATCACCGTCACTCCCCGGCCCGTGTACTACGCCGACGGCCGCAAGGAACCCGACTGCTACACCAGGCCGCCGGCCCTGCACGACGAACTCACCGAGAAACTCGGCACGTTCCCCCTCTTCCACTTCTGGGGCCCGGGCGCCGACCTCGTCTCCAGCCGGTGGATCGTCGACGCGACCCGCCACATCATCGCCACCCGCCACCCCGACCTGGCGCTGGCCTACGTCCCCCACCTCGACTACGACCTCCAGCGCTTCGGCCCCGACGACCCGCGCTCGCACCGGGCGGCGGCCGAACTCGACGCCACCCTCGCGCCGCTCCTCGACGACGCGAAGGCCGAGGGCCGCACCGTCGTCGCCCTCTCCGAGTACGGCATCACCCGCGTCGAGCGTCCCGTCGACATCAACCGCGCCCTGCGCCGCGCCGGACTCCTCGAAGTGCACACGCAGGACGGCATGGAGTACCTCGACCCGATGACGTCGCGTGCGTTCGCGGTCGCCGACCACCAGATCGCGCACATCTACGTGCGCCGCCCGGAGGACCTCGACATGGTCCGCGAGGCGCTGAAGGACGTGCCCGGCATCGAGCAACTCCTCGACGACGAGGGCAAGAAGGCCCACCATCTCGACCACCCGCGCTCCGGGGAACTCGTCGCCGTCGCCGAGCCCGACGCCTGGTTCACGTACTACTACTGGCTCGACGACGACCGCGCGCCCGACTTCGCGCAGCTCGTCGAGATCCACCGCAAGCCCGGCTACGACCCCGTCGAGCTGTTCATGGACCCCCAGGACCCCTACGTCAAGGTGAAGGCCGCCGGAGCCCTGGCCCGCAAGAAACTCGGCATGCGCTACCGCATGGCGGTCGTGCCCCTCGATCCCTCACCCATCCGCGGCAGCCACGGCCGCCTCCCCTTGAGCGACGACAGTCCCGACGGTCCGCTCATCCTGTGTTCCACCCCCCGCGCCGTCACCGGCCGTGTCGCGGCCACCGACGTGAAATCGCTGTTGCTCGACCTGGCCGGTCTCGCATGA
- the eboE gene encoding metabolite traffic protein EboE, with protein MRFRHPDGSTVHLAYCTNVHPAETLDGVLAQLRDHCEPVRKRLGRDRLGIGLWLAKDAARALTTDPVALRGLRTELDRRGLEVVTLNGFPYEGFGAEEVKYRVYKPDWADPERLAHTADLARLLAALLPSDITEGTISTLPLAWRTAVDPARRDVAYAALTSLAERLDALEELTGRSVRIGLEPEPGCTVETTGDAIAPLTAVARDRIGVCVDTCHLATSFEDPATALDALAAAGIPVVKSQLSAALHAEHPERAEVREALAAFDEPRFLHQTRTLTPEGLRGTDDLGEALAGGALPDTAPWRAHFHVPLHAAPAAPLTSTLPVLKDTLTRLVGGAHPLTRHLEVETYTWQALPPELRPRARTQLADGIAAELTLARDLLTDLGLKELP; from the coding sequence ATGCGCTTCCGCCACCCCGACGGGTCCACCGTCCACCTCGCCTACTGCACCAACGTCCACCCCGCCGAGACCCTCGACGGCGTGCTCGCCCAGCTGCGCGACCACTGCGAGCCCGTCCGCAAGCGCCTCGGCCGCGACCGGCTCGGCATCGGCCTGTGGCTCGCCAAGGACGCCGCGCGCGCCCTCACCACCGACCCCGTCGCCCTGCGCGGCCTGCGCACCGAACTCGACCGGCGCGGCCTCGAGGTCGTCACCCTCAACGGCTTCCCCTACGAGGGGTTCGGCGCCGAAGAGGTCAAGTACCGCGTGTACAAACCCGACTGGGCCGACCCGGAGCGCCTCGCGCACACCGCCGACCTGGCCCGCCTCCTCGCCGCGCTGCTCCCCTCCGACATCACCGAAGGCACCATCTCCACGCTGCCCCTCGCATGGCGCACCGCCGTCGACCCGGCCCGCCGGGACGTCGCGTACGCCGCGCTCACCTCCCTCGCCGAACGGCTCGACGCCCTGGAGGAGCTGACCGGCCGCTCCGTCCGCATCGGCCTCGAACCCGAGCCGGGCTGCACCGTCGAGACGACCGGCGACGCGATCGCCCCGCTCACGGCCGTGGCCCGCGACCGCATCGGTGTCTGCGTCGACACCTGCCATCTCGCCACCTCCTTCGAGGACCCGGCCACCGCGCTCGACGCGCTCGCCGCCGCCGGGATCCCCGTCGTCAAGTCCCAGCTCTCCGCGGCCCTGCACGCCGAGCACCCCGAAAGGGCCGAGGTCCGCGAGGCGCTCGCCGCCTTCGACGAACCCCGCTTCCTGCACCAGACCCGCACCCTCACCCCCGAAGGGCTGCGCGGCACCGACGACCTCGGCGAGGCGCTCGCCGGCGGCGCGCTCCCCGACACCGCGCCCTGGCGCGCCCACTTCCACGTACCCCTGCACGCGGCGCCCGCGGCCCCCCTCACCTCCACGCTCCCGGTGCTCAAGGACACGCTCACGCGTCTGGTCGGCGGCGCGCATCCGCTCACCCGGCACCTGGAGGTCGAGACGTACACCTGGCAGGCGCTGCCGCCCGAGCTGCGCCCCCGCGCCCGCACCCAGCTCGCCGACGGCATCGCCGCCGAACTCACCCTGGCCCGCGACCTCCTGACGGACCTCGGCCTGAAGGAACTCCCATGA
- a CDS encoding TatD family hydrolase encodes MRIFDPHIHMTSRTTDDYEAMYAAGVRAIVEPSFWLGQPRTSPASFFDYFDALLGWEPFRAAQYGIAHHCTLALNPKEANDPRCAPVLDALPRYLVKDNVVAVGEIGYDSMTPAEDTALAAQLQLAADHELPALVHTPHRDKLAGLRRTLDVVRESALPLDRVLIDHLNETTVKEAKDAGCWLGFSVYPDTKMDEERMVAILTEYGPEQVLVNSAADWGKSDPLKTRKVADAMLKAGFTEDDVDRVLWRNPVAFYGLSGRLYLDVEGTGATHEGNSILRGGA; translated from the coding sequence ATGCGCATCTTCGACCCGCACATCCACATGACGTCGCGCACCACCGACGACTACGAGGCCATGTACGCCGCGGGCGTCCGGGCGATCGTCGAGCCGTCGTTCTGGCTCGGCCAGCCCCGCACCTCGCCCGCCTCGTTCTTCGACTACTTCGACGCACTCCTCGGCTGGGAGCCCTTCCGTGCCGCGCAGTACGGGATCGCCCACCACTGCACCCTCGCCCTCAACCCCAAGGAGGCGAACGACCCGCGCTGCGCACCCGTCCTCGACGCGCTGCCCCGCTACCTCGTCAAGGACAACGTCGTCGCCGTCGGCGAGATCGGCTACGACTCGATGACCCCCGCCGAGGACACCGCGCTCGCCGCCCAGCTCCAGCTCGCCGCCGACCACGAACTCCCCGCCCTCGTGCACACCCCGCACCGCGACAAGCTCGCCGGCCTGCGCCGCACCCTGGACGTCGTACGCGAGTCGGCCCTGCCGCTCGACCGGGTCCTCATCGACCACCTCAACGAGACCACGGTGAAGGAGGCCAAGGACGCGGGCTGCTGGCTCGGGTTCTCCGTCTACCCCGACACCAAGATGGACGAGGAGCGGATGGTCGCGATCCTCACCGAGTACGGACCCGAGCAGGTTCTCGTCAACTCGGCCGCCGACTGGGGCAAGAGCGATCCCCTCAAGACCCGCAAGGTCGCCGACGCGATGCTCAAGGCCGGCTTCACCGAGGACGACGTCGACCGCGTCCTGTGGCGCAACCCCGTCGCGTTCTACGGCCTCAGCGGCCGGCTCTACCTCGACGTCGAGGGGACCGGCGCCACCCACGAGGGGAACTCCATCCTGCGCGGCGGGGCGTGA